The Campylobacter concisus genome has a window encoding:
- the groL gene encoding chaperonin GroEL (60 kDa chaperone family; promotes refolding of misfolded polypeptides especially under stressful conditions; forms two stacked rings of heptamers to form a barrel-shaped 14mer; ends can be capped by GroES; misfolded proteins enter the barrel where they are refolded when GroES binds) yields the protein MAKEIFYSDDARNRLYEGVKKLNDAVKVTMGPRGRNVLIQKSFGAPNITKDGVSVAKEVELKDTIENMGASLVREVASKTNDQAGDGTTTATVLAHAIFKEGLRNVTAGANPIEVKRGMDKEVAALIDALKNISKKVSGSKEIAQIATISANSDESIGKLIADAMEKVGKDGVITVEEAKSIQDELSVVEGMQFDRGYLSPYFITNPEKMQVELSNPFILLFDKKITNLKDLLPVLEQVQKSGKPLLIIAEDIEGEALATLVVNKLRGVLNISAVKAPGFGDRRKAMLEDIAILTGGEVISEELGRTLESATINDLGQASSVVIDKDNTTIVNGAGEKSAIDARITQIKAQIAETTSDYDKEKLQERLAKLSGGVAVIKVGAATETEMKEKKDRVDDALSATRAAVEEGIVVGGGSALILASKSVNLNLQGDEAIGAEIVRRALRAPLRQIAENAGFDAGVVANAVETSKDANFGFNAATGEYVNMFEAGIIDPVKVERVALQNAVSVASLLLTTEATISEIKEEKAMPAMPDMGGMGGMGGMM from the coding sequence ATGGCAAAAGAAATTTTTTACTCTGATGATGCAAGAAACCGCCTATATGAGGGCGTAAAAAAACTAAATGACGCTGTAAAAGTGACAATGGGACCAAGAGGCAGAAATGTTCTTATCCAAAAGAGCTTTGGCGCTCCAAACATCACAAAAGACGGCGTTAGCGTGGCTAAAGAAGTTGAGCTAAAAGATACTATCGAAAATATGGGGGCAAGCCTAGTTAGAGAAGTAGCGAGCAAGACGAACGACCAAGCAGGTGATGGTACTACAACAGCGACTGTGCTAGCTCACGCGATATTTAAAGAGGGTCTTAGAAACGTAACTGCTGGCGCAAATCCTATCGAAGTAAAACGTGGTATGGATAAAGAAGTAGCAGCTCTTATAGATGCACTAAAAAATATCTCTAAAAAAGTTTCTGGCTCAAAAGAGATCGCTCAGATCGCTACTATCTCTGCAAACTCAGACGAGAGCATCGGCAAACTTATCGCTGATGCGATGGAGAAAGTCGGCAAAGATGGCGTCATAACAGTAGAAGAGGCAAAGTCTATCCAAGACGAACTAAGCGTTGTTGAGGGTATGCAGTTTGACCGCGGATATCTAAGCCCATACTTCATCACAAACCCTGAAAAGATGCAGGTTGAGCTAAGCAATCCATTTATATTACTATTTGACAAGAAGATCACAAATTTAAAAGACCTGCTTCCAGTGCTTGAGCAAGTACAAAAGAGTGGCAAACCACTTCTAATCATCGCTGAAGATATCGAGGGTGAGGCACTTGCAACGCTTGTTGTAAATAAACTTCGTGGCGTGCTAAACATCTCAGCTGTTAAAGCTCCTGGCTTTGGCGATAGAAGAAAAGCTATGCTTGAAGATATCGCTATCTTAACAGGTGGTGAAGTTATCAGCGAAGAGCTAGGCAGAACACTTGAGAGTGCCACTATAAACGACCTTGGACAAGCTTCAAGCGTAGTTATCGACAAAGATAACACTACTATCGTAAATGGTGCAGGCGAGAAGTCAGCGATCGACGCTAGAATAACTCAGATCAAAGCGCAAATCGCTGAGACTACAAGCGACTATGACAAAGAAAAACTTCAAGAGCGCCTTGCAAAACTAAGTGGTGGCGTGGCAGTTATCAAAGTAGGTGCTGCGACTGAGACTGAGATGAAAGAGAAAAAAGACCGCGTAGATGACGCTCTAAGCGCTACTCGTGCAGCTGTTGAAGAGGGCATCGTAGTAGGTGGCGGCTCAGCTCTTATCCTTGCTTCAAAGAGTGTAAATTTAAATTTACAAGGTGACGAGGCAATCGGTGCTGAGATCGTTAGAAGAGCGCTTCGTGCTCCACTTCGCCAAATCGCTGAGAACGCTGGCTTTGACGCAGGCGTGGTAGCAAATGCTGTTGAGACAAGCAAAGATGCAAATTTTGGCTTTAATGCTGCAACTGGCGAATATGTAAATATGTTTGAAGCTGGCATCATCGACCCAGTTAAGGTTGAGAGAGTTGCGCTTCAAAACGCTGTTAGCGTGGCTAGCTTGCTACTAACAACTGAAGCAACTATCAGCGAGATAAAAGAAGAAAAAGCAATGCCTGCAATGCCTGACATGGGCGGAATGGGTGGCATGGGCGGCATGATGTAG
- the groES gene encoding co-chaperone GroES, with amino-acid sequence MNFQPLGKRVLVERVEETKTTASGIIIPDNAKEKPLSGEVKAVGAEAEGVKVGEKVVFAKYAGTEVNLDDKTYLVLNIDDILGVIK; translated from the coding sequence ATGAACTTTCAACCATTAGGCAAGCGTGTCCTAGTCGAACGCGTAGAAGAGACAAAGACGACAGCTTCGGGCATAATTATACCTGATAACGCAAAAGAAAAACCTTTAAGCGGCGAGGTAAAAGCAGTTGGCGCTGAAGCTGAGGGCGTAAAAGTTGGCGAAAAAGTAGTATTTGCTAAATACGCTGGCACTGAAGTAAATTTAGATGATAAAACATATCTTGTTTTAAACATCGACGACATTTTAGGCGTGATTAAATAA
- a CDS encoding tryptophanyl-tRNA synthetase — MKKVTYIVGALVLIVACIFGFIFSSFGNKFIASKIEKEALARGIDIKFKDFNLGFSTLNLEATVMNAINLKANGDLSLLAQSMSLNIDINANKAKASELGLKKDVALKANVAGKFSDFKLTATGTALGSNINLNANLKDYLPKALNLDAKNIELSEISALAKKPNLASGKLDLTSNMQGVDEKNEPIINAQILASDAAINKEILKNEFGLNLAKDINFKGGINAKFANEKVSAKTIIIAPEATLKANETTYDLASKNLKSDFLLNVPDLALFGKLLGEQLSGAVDANGEITMQENALKNLKAEINGLGGKINANFDSKNLALNAANIKLKELLALALQPNYADGQINLKANFSGFDELKKLAGEAKFEIKNGLIDKGLAKLKNAAKFEIKGGATAKGELVNFDANVLSDLGELKDVKGVYDLKNSQIFSKFALLISDPEKFKAVSGFEVGSKMALAGDVKVKESKIDELNLGGDAFAGKLNATIKNENLDLSLKEAQLGEILALSGNDRLANAKTNVQAKGQNIFSKSPSVTATIALNDGKFNAAALSKMLDKKFPENEKFSSNLSLDYKGDIAKFSGDFLSSLADIKGIDGSFDVGKSTLSLKLQAVVSELNKLAFLAGRELHGKFAALVTANGKVDDLSVKATSDDLFKGKLEANYKGGALDAVLKNFEVKGLTQTLGLEHLYDGNGDAKFDYETKQKLGKFDILLKEGHLASTNLTNNIKIFTGKDITKEIYKDGKIYGDIKGDNVVFNVNLSSPKSDIKVTGGTYNTATKMLNAPLVCRLEKTDLNVQISGTTDKLKYDVRSQYLENKVKKEIGRFLDKKLGKDDDASGEKQNLKGLLKGLF; from the coding sequence ATGAAAAAAGTAACTTACATAGTTGGCGCGCTTGTGCTCATAGTAGCTTGCATCTTTGGCTTTATCTTTAGCTCTTTTGGCAATAAATTTATAGCCAGTAAAATAGAAAAAGAGGCGCTAGCTCGTGGTATCGATATCAAATTTAAAGATTTTAACCTTGGTTTTAGCACCTTAAATTTAGAAGCGACAGTGATGAACGCCATAAATTTAAAGGCAAATGGCGATCTATCCTTGCTTGCTCAAAGTATGAGCTTAAACATAGATATAAACGCCAACAAGGCAAAGGCTAGCGAGCTTGGGCTAAAAAAGGACGTCGCGCTTAAAGCAAACGTGGCTGGTAAATTTAGCGACTTCAAGCTAACAGCAACCGGCACGGCGCTTGGTTCAAACATAAATTTAAACGCAAATTTAAAAGACTACCTGCCAAAAGCTCTAAATCTTGACGCTAAAAATATCGAACTCTCCGAGATATCAGCTCTTGCTAAAAAGCCAAATTTAGCTAGCGGTAAGCTTGATCTAACGAGCAATATGCAAGGAGTTGATGAGAAAAATGAGCCCATCATAAACGCTCAAATTTTAGCAAGCGATGCAGCGATAAACAAAGAAATTCTTAAAAACGAATTTGGGCTAAATTTAGCAAAAGATATAAACTTTAAAGGCGGTATAAATGCTAAATTTGCAAATGAAAAAGTGAGCGCAAAAACCATCATCATCGCACCTGAAGCCACTTTAAAAGCAAACGAGACGACTTATGATCTAGCTAGTAAAAATTTAAAGAGTGACTTTTTGCTAAATGTGCCTGATCTTGCCCTTTTTGGCAAGCTCTTAGGCGAGCAACTAAGCGGCGCAGTGGATGCAAACGGCGAAATTACAATGCAAGAAAATGCTCTTAAAAACCTAAAAGCTGAGATAAACGGGCTTGGTGGCAAGATAAATGCAAATTTCGATAGCAAAAACTTAGCACTAAATGCAGCTAACATCAAGCTAAAAGAGCTTCTAGCGCTTGCCTTGCAGCCTAACTACGCAGATGGGCAGATAAATTTAAAAGCAAATTTTAGCGGCTTTGATGAGCTAAAAAAGCTTGCAGGCGAGGCTAAATTTGAGATAAAAAACGGCCTTATAGATAAAGGGCTTGCAAAGCTTAAAAATGCGGCTAAATTTGAGATAAAAGGCGGCGCAACAGCAAAAGGTGAGCTTGTAAATTTTGACGCAAATGTACTTAGCGACCTTGGCGAGCTAAAGGATGTAAAGGGCGTTTATGACCTAAAAAACAGCCAAATTTTTAGCAAATTTGCCCTGCTCATTAGCGACCCTGAGAAATTTAAAGCGGTTAGTGGCTTTGAGGTTGGCTCAAAGATGGCGCTTGCGGGCGATGTGAAGGTTAAAGAGAGCAAGATAGATGAGCTAAATTTAGGCGGCGATGCCTTTGCTGGCAAGCTAAACGCCACCATAAAAAATGAAAATCTTGATCTTAGTCTAAAAGAGGCGCAGCTAGGAGAAATTTTAGCACTTAGCGGCAACGACAGGCTGGCAAATGCTAAGACAAATGTCCAAGCAAAGGGGCAAAATATCTTTAGCAAAAGTCCAAGCGTCACCGCAACGATCGCTTTAAATGATGGTAAATTTAACGCCGCAGCGCTTAGCAAAATGCTTGATAAAAAATTCCCAGAAAACGAGAAATTTAGCTCAAATTTGAGCCTAGACTATAAAGGCGACATAGCAAAATTTAGCGGCGACTTTCTTAGCTCGCTAGCTGATATAAAGGGCATAGATGGTAGTTTTGACGTGGGCAAAAGCACGCTAAGCTTAAAGCTTCAAGCGGTAGTTTCAGAGCTAAATAAGCTTGCGTTTTTAGCTGGCCGCGAGCTTCACGGTAAATTTGCAGCCCTAGTAACGGCGAACGGCAAAGTGGATGATCTAAGCGTGAAAGCCACTTCTGATGATCTATTTAAGGGCAAGTTAGAGGCAAACTACAAAGGTGGCGCGCTTGATGCGGTGCTAAAAAACTTTGAGGTCAAAGGGCTAACGCAGACTTTGGGGTTAGAGCATCTTTATGACGGCAACGGCGATGCTAAATTTGACTACGAAACAAAGCAAAAGCTCGGTAAATTTGATATCTTGCTAAAAGAAGGTCACCTAGCCAGCACAAATCTCACAAACAATATAAAAATCTTCACCGGCAAGGACATCACAAAAGAAATTTATAAAGACGGCAAAATTTACGGCGATATAAAGGGAGATAACGTCGTTTTTAACGTAAATTTAAGCTCGCCAAAGAGCGATATAAAGGTTACAGGCGGCACTTATAATACCGCGACAAAAATGCTTAACGCGCCACTTGTTTGCAGGCTAGAAAAGACCGATCTAAACGTGCAAATCTCAGGCACGACAGACAAGCTAAAATACGACGTCAGGTCGCAATATCTTGAAAATAAGGTCAAAAAAGAGATAGGTAGATTTTTAGATAAAAAGCTTGGCAAAGATGATGACGCAAGCGGCGAAAAACAAAATTTAAAGGGGCTTTTAAAAGGGCTATTTTAG
- a CDS encoding MFS transporter: MKKAENLKYLMGLGHFCSDINQSALGAMLPFFIASYHYDYATAASLVTATNLASSLIQPLIGRLSDKKELPYVIPLGLLLAGGGMSLTGFVTNYYIILVCVMISGIGAALFHPSAARIVNYASNAKNRAKSISIFSFGGNVGFAVGPILVAVFVGNFGLKGTLIFIIPQILLTILYLKKGKFIKALEGNHKKQISQKTSALKDDLGAFLRLCLCIFSRSIVAFGFAAFFSIYLIKIFGLSKEAANVNLSIFFAAGAISTLFGGALADRYGLVRLIKISLSIAAPLVVLMLFIDSYALFLVASICVSACISLSFSPSIALAQLYLPNQIGLASGVTLGLSITIGGIFATVIGKIADIFSLTHSFYFIAAVSLICAVSSYFLKPVSRT; this comes from the coding sequence ATGAAAAAGGCGGAAAATTTAAAGTATCTAATGGGGCTTGGGCACTTTTGTAGCGACATAAACCAAAGCGCGCTTGGTGCGATGCTGCCCTTTTTCATCGCGAGCTACCACTACGACTACGCCACAGCCGCCTCGCTCGTGACCGCCACAAATTTAGCAAGCTCGCTCATCCAACCGCTTATCGGCCGCCTAAGCGACAAAAAAGAGCTTCCCTATGTCATCCCGCTTGGGCTACTTTTGGCAGGCGGGGGCATGAGTCTAACTGGCTTTGTGACAAATTACTACATCATCCTAGTTTGCGTGATGATAAGCGGTATCGGCGCCGCGCTCTTTCACCCAAGTGCCGCAAGGATCGTAAACTACGCCTCAAACGCCAAAAATAGAGCCAAAAGCATAAGCATATTTTCATTTGGTGGCAACGTGGGCTTTGCGGTTGGACCCATTTTAGTCGCCGTTTTTGTGGGAAATTTTGGACTAAAAGGGACGTTAATTTTCATAATCCCTCAAATTTTGCTAACAATTTTATACCTTAAAAAAGGCAAATTTATAAAAGCGCTAGAAGGCAATCACAAAAAGCAAATTTCACAAAAAACAAGCGCCCTAAAAGACGATCTGGGCGCGTTTTTGAGGCTTTGTCTGTGTATATTTTCACGCTCGATCGTCGCTTTTGGCTTTGCAGCATTTTTTAGCATCTATCTCATCAAAATTTTTGGTCTTAGCAAAGAGGCTGCAAATGTAAATTTAAGTATTTTTTTTGCTGCAGGTGCGATCTCTACGCTATTTGGTGGAGCGCTAGCTGATAGATACGGCTTAGTTAGGCTCATCAAAATAAGCCTAAGCATCGCCGCGCCGCTAGTCGTGCTAATGCTCTTTATCGACAGCTACGCACTATTTCTCGTGGCCTCCATATGCGTAAGCGCCTGCATCAGCCTATCTTTTAGCCCCTCTATCGCCCTTGCACAGCTTTATCTGCCAAATCAAATCGGCCTAGCCTCAGGCGTAACGCTTGGGCTTAGCATCACAATCGGCGGTATATTCGCAACGGTCATCGGCAAGATCGCTGACATCTTTAGCCTAACGCACTCATTTTACTTTATCGCCGCAGTATCGCTCATCTGCGCAGTGTCGAGCTACTTTTTAAAGCCAGTCAGTAGAACTTAA
- the uvrB gene encoding excinuclease ABC subunit UvrB, whose product MSKFEISSKFSPSSDQARAIKEIVKSIKSGNKYQTLLGVTGSGKTFTMANVIRELNMPTLIMTHNKSLAAQLYSEFKGFFPKNHVEYFISYYDYYQPEAYIPRSDLYIEKDSSVNDELERLRLSATASLLSFDDVVCVASVSANYGLGNPSEYKGMVAYLNVGDKINQRTLLQKLVDMGYKRNDVYFDRGDFRVNGDVVDVYPAYFNDEAFRIEFFGDEIETMYSLDVLENKKRHDLKKFILYPTSQFIVGADRLKIAMKEIEEELDVRLKEFNEQGKLVEAQRLKQRVEFDLEMMASTGMCKGIENYARHLTGQKAGETPYSMFDYFEISGKDYLVIVDESHVSLPQFRGMYAGDRSRKEVLVEYGFRLPSALDNRPLKFDEFISKKAKFLFVSATPNEYELGISQGHVYEQILRPTGLLDPIIEIKDSDNQVEALFDEAKAVIARGERVLVTVLTKKMAEELSRYYIELGIKVKYMHSDIDAIERNEIIRGLRSGEFDMLIGINLLREGLDLPEVSLIAIMDADKEGFLRSTTSLIQTMGRAARNVNGKVLMFAKKITKSMKEAIDTTTARRKFQDEYNKAHGITPHSASRNIEESLHVEDGTEILRKGANLEKMPASERAAIVKELRKQMLEAAAQLEFEKAAALRDEIAKMRKL is encoded by the coding sequence ATGAGTAAATTTGAAATTTCATCTAAATTTAGCCCAAGCAGCGACCAAGCAAGAGCGATAAAAGAGATAGTAAAAAGTATAAAATCAGGCAATAAATATCAAACACTTCTAGGCGTCACAGGATCTGGCAAGACCTTCACCATGGCAAATGTCATACGTGAGCTAAATATGCCAACGCTCATCATGACGCACAATAAATCCCTTGCCGCTCAGCTTTACAGCGAATTTAAGGGCTTTTTCCCAAAAAATCACGTCGAGTACTTCATAAGCTACTACGACTACTACCAGCCAGAGGCCTACATCCCAAGAAGCGACCTATATATAGAAAAGGATAGCTCGGTAAATGATGAGCTTGAGCGCCTGCGTCTAAGTGCAACTGCTAGCTTGCTAAGCTTTGATGACGTCGTCTGTGTGGCTTCAGTCTCTGCAAACTACGGCCTTGGTAATCCAAGCGAGTATAAAGGCATGGTCGCATACCTAAACGTCGGCGATAAAATCAACCAGCGCACGCTACTGCAAAAGCTAGTGGATATGGGATACAAGCGAAACGACGTTTATTTCGACCGAGGCGACTTTCGCGTAAACGGCGACGTGGTGGACGTATATCCCGCATATTTTAACGACGAGGCGTTTAGGATCGAGTTTTTCGGCGACGAGATCGAGACGATGTATAGCCTGGACGTGCTGGAAAACAAAAAAAGACACGACCTGAAAAAATTTATCCTCTACCCGACCAGCCAGTTTATCGTGGGCGCTGATAGGCTAAAGATCGCTATGAAAGAGATCGAAGAGGAGCTTGATGTGCGCTTGAAAGAATTTAACGAGCAGGGCAAGCTAGTTGAGGCGCAGAGACTAAAGCAGAGAGTGGAGTTTGACCTTGAGATGATGGCGAGTACGGGCATGTGTAAAGGTATCGAAAACTACGCGCGCCACCTAACCGGTCAAAAGGCTGGAGAGACGCCGTACTCGATGTTTGACTACTTTGAGATAAGCGGCAAAGACTATCTAGTCATCGTCGATGAGAGCCACGTGAGTTTGCCGCAGTTTAGGGGTATGTACGCAGGCGATAGGAGCCGTAAAGAGGTGCTTGTGGAGTATGGATTTCGCTTGCCATCAGCGCTTGATAATAGGCCGCTTAAATTTGACGAGTTTATAAGTAAAAAGGCGAAATTTCTCTTTGTCTCAGCCACCCCAAACGAGTATGAGCTTGGTATCAGCCAGGGGCACGTCTATGAGCAAATTTTGCGACCTACGGGGCTACTTGATCCGATCATCGAGATAAAAGATAGTGACAATCAAGTCGAGGCGCTATTTGACGAGGCAAAGGCGGTGATCGCTAGAGGTGAGCGCGTGCTGGTTACGGTGCTAACTAAGAAGATGGCCGAGGAGCTAAGCCGCTACTACATCGAGCTTGGCATAAAGGTCAAGTATATGCACTCAGACATCGACGCGATCGAGCGAAATGAGATCATTAGAGGGCTTAGAAGTGGCGAGTTTGATATGCTAATAGGCATAAATTTGCTCCGTGAGGGGCTTGACCTGCCTGAAGTGAGCTTGATAGCGATCATGGACGCTGATAAAGAGGGCTTTTTGCGCTCTACGACGAGCCTTATACAGACGATGGGGCGTGCGGCTAGAAACGTAAATGGCAAGGTGCTAATGTTTGCCAAAAAGATAACAAAATCTATGAAAGAGGCGATCGATACGACGACTGCTAGGCGTAAATTTCAAGATGAATACAACAAAGCTCACGGCATAACGCCACACTCTGCCAGCAGAAATATCGAAGAGAGCCTGCACGTCGAGGACGGTACGGAGATTTTAAGAAAAGGCGCAAATCTGGAAAAAATGCCTGCGAGCGAGCGAGCCGCGATAGTAAAAGAGCTAAGAAAGCAGATGCTTGAAGCGGCGGCGCAGCTTGAGTTTGAGAAGGCGGCGGCATTACGCGACGAAATAGCAAAGATGAGAAAGTTATAA
- a CDS encoding type II secretion system protein: MKRRAYTLLELIFIVVILGVLSAVAIPRLFFSRSDATMANAKTQLAAIRSGISLRYNDNILQAKPGFPAKLDDGDPNKLFSKVIDIAIKDSGSKNGWHRISDDKYTFKLDGKVANFKYDKNSGDFSCSDSNDICKSLQ; encoded by the coding sequence ATGAAAAGACGAGCTTACACTTTACTTGAACTAATATTTATAGTAGTTATCCTTGGTGTCTTGAGTGCTGTTGCCATACCTAGATTATTTTTTAGTAGAAGTGACGCCACAATGGCAAATGCCAAAACACAGCTCGCAGCTATAAGAAGCGGCATATCGCTAAGATATAATGACAATATTTTACAGGCAAAGCCTGGCTTTCCAGCCAAACTAGACGATGGCGATCCAAACAAACTATTTTCAAAAGTTATAGACATAGCCATAAAAGATAGCGGAAGCAAAAACGGCTGGCACAGAATAAGCGATGATAAATATACATTTAAGCTTGACGGCAAAGTAGCAAATTTCAAATATGATAAAAACAGTGGTGATTTTAGCTGTAGTGACTCAAACGACATTTGTAAATCACTTCAATAA